In a genomic window of Chrysemys picta bellii isolate R12L10 chromosome 1, ASM1138683v2, whole genome shotgun sequence:
- the LOC135982663 gene encoding serine/arginine repetitive matrix protein 1-like, translated as MPHAQGFKACATCRRPMPLSDPHASCLRCLGEAHQKERCKICKAFKPRTKKERDFRLKQLLMETALQPSTSTAPSASVRSAPASVREPALAGHPKTAALTQRGNARCRSSSPAKAKGQSKARGRSPHKRPAPVKTSSAPKADTAPTRTPVVAPAPKGPSSPGMGASSADEGLEELVEQPSTPDTFEAAKDLIALSVEAPARAEGAPPMLPRRGKPAMLRPSRSPSRHRSRNRSRSSSASVDSRLPSAQEAPQQSGFNKRSAPTQQLSTSRHREALAVHYPRPSSRSRSRSCDHRYRSRSARHYSRSWSRRRYSPEPDRHHSTAPPWPSRSPSVVSGADSDRYGGYAHRPRASRDYGQSQWGQPSQWPFWTPWAYHQQGPPSRASRSGPSGYRSRSPRHRPPSYREATVSRPPEREGVDSAPSTVPSQSHAAGQAAEEQLADAGLLDNEDGQKAPTSSSSPDEAVAGTLVSGPPLIDHRAHQDLLRRVALNLGLQAEETVEQDDPMVDILSPERPSRVALPIIRTVQSNYKAVWQTPASSAPTAKGVERKYFAPSRGFDFLFLHPSPCSLVVSAVNEKERHGQQAPAPKGKEAKRLDLFGRKVYSSGGLQLRMPISRRF; from the coding sequence atgccacacgcccaaggcttcaaggcttgtgccacgtgccgcaggcctatgccattgagcgacccccacgcctcgtgtctccgttgcctgggggaagctcaccagaaagagcgctgcaagatctgcaaggcctttaagcccagaactaaaaaagagagggactttcgccttaagcagctgctcatggagacggcgttacagccctccacttcgacggcaccgtctgcctccgtgcggagtgccccggcatcggtgcgggaaccggcacTGGCGGGTCACCCGAAGACCGCGGCACTGACCCAGCGGGGAAATGCACGATGCCGATCGTCTTCGCCGGCGAAAGCGAAGGGCCAGtctaaggcccgaggacgctccccgcacaagAGGCCGGCACCGGTAAagacctcgagtgcccctaaggccgaTACGGCCCCAACAcggaccccggtagtggctccggcgccgaaaggcccgtcgagccccgggatgggcgcgTCGAGTGCGGATGAAGGGCTAGAGGAGCtcgtggaacagccctccactccggacacgtttgaggcagctaaAGACCTCATCGCTTTGTCCGTCGAGGCCCCGGCACGCGCTGAGGGCGCTCCGCCGATGCTGCCGcgtagaggcaagccggcgatgttgcgcccatcacggtcgccgtctcggcaccgctccaggaaccggtcccggtcgagctccgcctcggtggactcccggttgccctcggcgcaggaagcaccgcagcagtcgggcttcaacaagcggtcggcaccgactcagcaactgagcacgagtcggcaccgcgaagCGTTGGCGGTTCATTACCCAAGGCCGTCCAGTCGTAGCCGTTCCCGGTCCTGCGATCACCGGTacaggtccaggtcggcgaggcactattccaggtcctggtcgcggaggcgctactccccagAACCGGACCGGCACCATTCTACGGCTCcaccgtggccttccaggtcaccgtccgtggtctcggggGCTGACTCAGaccggtacggcgggtatgcccataggcCACGGGCCAGCAGAGACTACGGTCAGTCCCAATGGGGccaaccgagccaatggccattctggacaccctgggcctaccaccagcaaggacccccatcgagggcctcgagatccgggccatccgggtaccgatcccgctccccgcggcaccgcccgccatcgtatagggaggcaacggtctctagaccaccggagcgggaaggagtggactcggcaccgagtacggTGCCGTCCCAATCCCACGCTGCGGGTCAGGCCGCAGAGGAACAACTGGCTGATGCCGGGTTGCTGgacaatgaggatgggcagaaggccccgacctcttcctcctcgccagatGAGGCGGTAGCGGGCACAttggtgtccggccctcccctgatcgaccatcgggcacaccaagacctgcttcgccgggtagccctcaatctgggcttgcaagcggaggagactgtagagcaggacgaccccatggtcgatatcctgagcccagagcgcccctccagagtcgctctcccgattatacggacagtacagtccaactataaggcggtgtggcaaacaccggcctctaGTGCGCCAACTGCAAAAGGCGTAGAGAGGAAATACTttgccccatctagagggtttgacttcctctttcttcacccgtccccctgttcgctggtggtctcggcggtcaacgaaaaagagcggcatggccagcaagctcctgcccccaaaggcaaggaagctaagagattggacttattcgggaggaaagtctattcatctgggggccttcaactgaggatgccaatcagcaggcgattctaa